A window of the bacterium genome harbors these coding sequences:
- a CDS encoding DNA repair exonuclease, with the protein MSVRLLHTSDVHLGATFRMLGERGREQRRQLEATFTRVVTLAIEERVDLMLIAGDLFDSVAASRAGVGFAVPELRRLGAAGIRVCAVAGNHDPLGEGSAVVWRDLAAASAAVTVFGPEPGAQVFPDLDLTVIGRSRQRQLSAESALAAPPAERPTRFLVGLAHGSIQRPDLPVQFGLITPEEIAASKVDYLALGDWHSTREVSSGGVAAWYSGAPEMIDLDEPDSGNVCLVTLEAPGRVEVTPRRVGRRRSRRLSLDVATVGGEEEAARMIQAEAHPDLALTVVLTGLAALADRLSPNRLRQDLAGEFFRLEIRDESHLRPDVIDPAQFPESTVLGRFVQLMQTEISAREGEARAVGEDALRLGIALLEGKEVLG; encoded by the coding sequence ATGAGCGTGCGCCTGCTGCACACGAGCGACGTCCATCTGGGGGCCACCTTCCGGATGCTGGGCGAGCGGGGACGCGAGCAGCGGCGCCAGCTCGAAGCGACGTTCACCCGGGTCGTTACCCTGGCGATCGAGGAGCGCGTGGATCTCATGTTGATCGCGGGCGATCTCTTCGATTCCGTGGCCGCGTCCCGCGCCGGGGTCGGGTTCGCGGTCCCGGAACTCCGCCGCCTGGGGGCGGCCGGGATTCGGGTGTGCGCCGTGGCCGGCAACCACGATCCCCTCGGCGAGGGAAGTGCCGTCGTGTGGCGAGATCTCGCCGCCGCCTCGGCGGCCGTCACGGTCTTCGGCCCCGAGCCCGGCGCGCAGGTATTCCCCGACCTGGATCTGACGGTGATCGGCCGCTCGCGGCAGCGTCAGCTCTCCGCCGAGAGTGCGCTGGCAGCGCCGCCCGCCGAACGCCCGACCCGGTTCCTGGTCGGCCTCGCCCACGGCAGCATCCAGCGTCCGGACCTCCCCGTTCAGTTCGGGCTCATCACCCCGGAGGAGATCGCGGCGAGCAAGGTCGACTACCTCGCGTTGGGGGACTGGCATTCCACTCGGGAAGTGTCGAGCGGCGGGGTGGCCGCCTGGTACAGCGGCGCGCCGGAGATGATCGACCTGGACGAGCCCGACTCGGGGAACGTCTGCCTCGTGACCCTGGAGGCTCCGGGGCGCGTCGAGGTCACTCCGCGGCGGGTCGGGCGCCGCCGGAGCCGCCGCCTGAGCTTGGACGTCGCCACCGTGGGCGGGGAGGAAGAGGCGGCCCGCATGATCCAAGCCGAGGCGCACCCGGATCTTGCCCTTACGGTCGTCTTGACCGGGTTGGCCGCCCTGGCCGATCGCCTCAGCCCCAACCGCCTCCGCCAGGACCTTGCCGGGGAATTCTTCCGACTCGAGATCCGCGACGAATCGCACCTCCGCCCCGATGTGATCGATCCCGCGCAGTTTCCCGAGAGCACTGTGCTCGGTCGCTTCGTGCAATTGATGCAGACGGAAATCTCCGCCCGGGAAGGGGAGGCCCGCGCGGTGGGGGAGGATGCCCTCCGGCTCGGGATCGCGCTGCTGGAGGGGAAGGAGGTCCTCGGATGA